In Tenebrio molitor chromosome 8, icTenMoli1.1, whole genome shotgun sequence, a genomic segment contains:
- the LOC138137122 gene encoding putative carbonic anhydrase 3 isoform X1, with amino-acid sequence MAYLISFFYFFSTLLTFIIPNGNSQEWSYTDQDSWPSSCKGNCQSPIPLDTNTEVRTFFENFHFNRNYYRQHDATITNTGHTIEINFLNDGGCQVVSGGGLPTEYILQSFHFHWGAEHTVNDYRYPLEGHFVHYAKKYESFENALNFSDGIAVFSSFYEISEKSNVAFDNLVKSVPEVASNRDQAVNLQETINVFDFLPSNTQIFYRYRGSLTTPNCNEVVIWTLFSVPSYLSESQLKELTQIYDADDELLECNYRKLQNLNGRKVLLVYTF; translated from the exons ATGGcttatttgatttctttctTCTACTTTTTTA GCACTCTACTGACCTTCATTATTCCAAATG GCAACTCCCAGGAATGGTCCTACACAGACCAAG ATTCTTGGCCGAGCAGTTGTAAAGGAAATTGTCAATCTCCCATTCCTCTTGACACAAATACAGAAGTCAGaacatttttcgaaaacttCCATTTCAATCGGAATTATTATCGACAACATGATGCAACTATCACCAACACTGGACACACAA ttgaaattaattttttgaatgatGGGGGTTGTCAAGTAGTTTCTGGAGGTGGACTACCCACAGAATACATCTTGCAATCGTTTCATTTCCACTGGGGTGCTGAACACACCGTGAACGATTACAG ATATCCTTTGGAGGGCCACTTTGTTCATTACGCCAAGAAATATGAGAGTTTTGAGAATGCTTTGAACTTTAGCGACGGGATTGCAGTGTTCTCTTCGTTTTATGAG ATATCAGAGAAGTCTAATGTAGCTTTTGACAACTTGGTCAAGAGTGTACCAGAAGTTGCTTCGAACAGAGACCAGGCTGTTAACCTACAAGAAACGATAAATGTCTTCGATTTCTTACCATCAAATACCCaaatattttatcgttatAGAGGATCATTGACAACACCAAATTGCAATGAAGTTGTGATTTGGACACTATTTTCTGTCCCGTCTTATTTGTCAGAGTCGCAA TTAAAAGAATTAACGCAGATCTACGATGCAGACGATGAACTTCTCGAATGTAATTACAGAAAACTGCAAAATTTGAATGGAAGAAAAGTACTACTCGTATATACGTTTTAa
- the LOC138137122 gene encoding putative carbonic anhydrase 3 isoform X2, producing the protein MAYLISFFYFFSNSQEWSYTDQDSWPSSCKGNCQSPIPLDTNTEVRTFFENFHFNRNYYRQHDATITNTGHTIEINFLNDGGCQVVSGGGLPTEYILQSFHFHWGAEHTVNDYRYPLEGHFVHYAKKYESFENALNFSDGIAVFSSFYEISEKSNVAFDNLVKSVPEVASNRDQAVNLQETINVFDFLPSNTQIFYRYRGSLTTPNCNEVVIWTLFSVPSYLSESQLKELTQIYDADDELLECNYRKLQNLNGRKVLLVYTF; encoded by the exons ATGGcttatttgatttctttctTCTACTTTTTTA GCAACTCCCAGGAATGGTCCTACACAGACCAAG ATTCTTGGCCGAGCAGTTGTAAAGGAAATTGTCAATCTCCCATTCCTCTTGACACAAATACAGAAGTCAGaacatttttcgaaaacttCCATTTCAATCGGAATTATTATCGACAACATGATGCAACTATCACCAACACTGGACACACAA ttgaaattaattttttgaatgatGGGGGTTGTCAAGTAGTTTCTGGAGGTGGACTACCCACAGAATACATCTTGCAATCGTTTCATTTCCACTGGGGTGCTGAACACACCGTGAACGATTACAG ATATCCTTTGGAGGGCCACTTTGTTCATTACGCCAAGAAATATGAGAGTTTTGAGAATGCTTTGAACTTTAGCGACGGGATTGCAGTGTTCTCTTCGTTTTATGAG ATATCAGAGAAGTCTAATGTAGCTTTTGACAACTTGGTCAAGAGTGTACCAGAAGTTGCTTCGAACAGAGACCAGGCTGTTAACCTACAAGAAACGATAAATGTCTTCGATTTCTTACCATCAAATACCCaaatattttatcgttatAGAGGATCATTGACAACACCAAATTGCAATGAAGTTGTGATTTGGACACTATTTTCTGTCCCGTCTTATTTGTCAGAGTCGCAA TTAAAAGAATTAACGCAGATCTACGATGCAGACGATGAACTTCTCGAATGTAATTACAGAAAACTGCAAAATTTGAATGGAAGAAAAGTACTACTCGTATATACGTTTTAa